From Triticum urartu cultivar G1812 chromosome 2, Tu2.1, whole genome shotgun sequence, a single genomic window includes:
- the LOC125537709 gene encoding calmodulin-binding transcription activator 4-like encodes MSQSFDINVLLREAKSRWLKPSEVYYILLNHEQLQITHEPPNKPPSGALFLYNRRVNRFFRKDGYAWRRKKDGRTVGEAHERLKVGNIDALSCYYAHGEQNPYFQRRCFWMLEPAYDHIVLVQYREVAEGRYYSTLSNGSAGSLSTLSYPNDIHGKHGSTSDFSEGNESHQSSVTEVSSYSANKEYNHDSGVLLSIPELQQSTVMGMPELDQSSLERSSEFCMVNNNDSTNTSGLNQALKSIAEQLSLGDDDYIYINQARSLDFTTNTEAADVQGNQTSNSLGDDEANQIRPEGAHGVGRGISSSWENVLQSDLGLPASSTYQFGAHYQQSSEYQPPGGLDGSNLQLQISAAKRFLLGSEDPIDSPSYNFIPRDEGINGINTLSAHDSSLESCLNPDWQRTTPVTLQSSSYQSNSCGYEISEFFDNGQFELSSEEDTRLALKQKQQFSIREISPEWAFCYEITKVIITGDFLCDPSNICWAVMFGDTEVPVEIVQPGVLRCHTPLHSAGKLTLCISTGNRKVCSEIKDFEFRAKSTASSFTDFAPSSMKSTEELSLLAKFARILLCDNGSSAASGDDPQPGQSPKLKMNEDNWQRLINELDVGCENPPSRVDWIMEELLKSKLQQWLSLRLQGDDGTCSLSKNEQGIIHLISALGYDWALSSVLSAGVGINLRDSNGWTALHWAAYYGREKMVAALLAAGASAPAVTDPTAQDPVGKSAAFLASERGHVGLAGYLSEVALTSYLASLTIEESGISEGLAAIKAERAVESISRRSAQLHGGTEDELSLKDSLAAVRNAAQAAARIQNAFRAFSFRRRQHKDARLKDEYGMTQEDIDELAAASRLYYQHHVSNGQFCDKAAVSIQKKYRGWKGRKNFLQMRRNVVKIQAHVRGHQVRKKYKTFVSTVSVLEKVILRWRRKGHGLRGFRAEQSVMIEAEEGEEEDDDDFEDDEAVKIFRRQKVDESVKESVSRVLSMVDSPEARMQYRRMLEEFRQATAELGASDKATSSILDNDLLVENNKFTC; translated from the exons ATGAGCCAGA GTTTCGACATCAACGTGCTTCTCAGAGAAGCAAAGAGCAGGTGGTTAAAGCCTTCTGAAGTCTACTATATCTTGTTGAATCATGAGCAGCTCCAGATCACCCACGAGCCACCGAATAAGCCACCCA GTGGTGCACTATTCCTTTACAATCGCCGTGTGAATCGGTTTTTCCGCAAAGATGGTTATGCATGGCGAAGGAAGAAAGACGGAAGAACTGTCGGGGAGGCTCACGAGCGATTGAAG GTTGGAAATATCGATGCTCTGAGTTGCTACTATGCTCATGGAGAGCAAAATCCATATTTTCAGAGACGATGTTTCTGGATGCTGGAACC TGCATACGACCACATTGTGCTGGTACAATATAGAGAAGTAGCCGAG GGACGATATTATTCAACATTGTCAAATGGGTCAGCGGGATCTCTTTCGACCTTGAGTTATCCAAATGACATACATGGAAAGCACGGCTCCACATCAGACTTTAGTGAGGGCAATGAATCCCACCAGAGTTCTGTAACTGAAGTAAGTTCTTATTCTGCAAACAAAGAGTACAACCATGACAGTGGCGTTCTACTAAGCATACCGGAGCTTCAGCAATCAACTGTAATGGGGATGCCAGAGCTTGACCAGAGTAGTCTGGAACGAAGTTCCGAATTTTGCATGGTAAATAATAATGACTCTACAAACACATCTGGGCTCAACCAAGCTTTGAAGAGCATTGCTGAGCAGTTAAGTTTGGGTGATGATGACTACATTTACATAAATCAAGCGCGTTCTTTGGACTTCACTACAAATACTGAGGCTGCAGATGTACAGGGAAATCAGACAAGCAATAGTCTAG GTGACGATGAAGCAAATCAAATTCGACCAGAAGGAGCTCATGGTGTTGGCAGGGGGATATCATCATCATGGGAAAATGTTCTGCAGTCCGATTTAGGTTTGCCAGCTTCATCTACATACCAG TTTGGTGCCCACTATCAGCAAAGTTCGGAATATCAACCACCAGGAGGCCTAGACGGCAGTAATTTGCAGCTGCAAATTTCTGCTGCTAAAAGATTTCTTTTGGGATCAGAAGACCCTATCGACTCACCATCTTATAACTTCATACCAAGAGATGAAGGAATCAATGGCATTAATACTCTTTCAGCTCATGACAGTAGTCTTGAAAGCTGTCTGAACCCGGATTGGCAAAGAACAACACCTGTAACACTTCAAAGCAGTTCGTACCAAAGCAATTCATGTGGCTATGAAATATCAGAGTTCTTCGACAATGGTCAGTTTGAACTGTCCTCCGAAGAAGATACAAGATTAGCCTTGAAACAGAAGCAACAGTTTAGCATTCGTGAGATCTCTCCAGAATGGGCATTCTGCTATGAGATCACCAAG GTCATCATTACTGGAGATTTCTTGTGTGACCCGTCGAATATATGCTGGGCAGTAATGTTCGGTGACACTGAGGTGCCTGTTGAAATTGTTCAGCCAGGTGTTCTCCGCTGCCACACGCCACTACACAGTGCCGGAAAGCTCACACTCTGTATTTCCACTGGAAATAGAAAAGTTTGCAGTGAAATCAAGGACTTTGAGTTCCGTGCAAAGTCAACAGCTTCTAGTTTCACTGATTTCGCACCGTCATCTATGAAGTCTACTGAAGAGTTGTCACTTCTTGCCAAGTTTGCAAGAATACTTTTGTGTGACAATGGATCCTCTGcagcttcgggtgatgatcctcAGCCTGGACAGAGTCCAAAACTTAAAATGAATGAGGATAACTGGCAGCGGTTGATTAACGAACTTGATGTAGGATGTGAAAATCCACCAAGCAGGGTTGATTGGATCATGGAGGAATTGCTGAAAAGTAAATTACAACAGTGGTTATCATTGAGACTCCAAGGAGATGATGGAACATGTTCTCTGTCCAAAAATGAGCAAGGTATCATACACTTAATCTCTGCGCTGGGCTATGACTGGGCACTGTCTTCAGTTCTCAGTGCTGGCGTTGGCATAAATTTGCGTGATTCGAATGGATGGACTGCACTTCATTGGGCTGCTTATTATGGAAG GGAAAAGATGGTTGCTGCACTTCTTGCTGCTGGTGCTTCAGCTCCAGCAGTCACCGATCCCACTGCACAAGATCCAGTGGGCAAATCAGCAGCTTTCCTGGCTTCTGAGCGAGGACATGTGGGCCTTGCTGGCTATCTTTCAGAAGTGGCGTTAACTAGCTATCTTGCATCGCTGACTATAGAAGAGAGTGGTATTTCAGAAGGATTAGCTGCAATTAAAGCAGAGCGAGCAGTAGAGAGCATATCTCGGAGAAGTGCCCAACTTCATGGGGGCACAGAAGATGAACTCTCACTGAAAGACTCTTTGGCGGCCGTGAGAAATGCAGCTCAAGCAGCGGCTCGGATTCAGAATGCCTTCCGTGCCTTTTCTTTCAGGAGGAGACAACACAAGGACGCTCGACTTAAGGATGAATATGGGATGACACAAGAAGATATAGATGAACTTGCAGCTGCATCAAGGTTATACTACCAACATCATGTTTCGAACGGTCAGTTTTGTGATAAAGCAGCTGTTTCAATTCAGAAGAAATACAGAGGTTGGAAAGGGCGCAAGAATTTTCTCCAGATGCGCAGAAATGTAGTTAAAATACAG GCTCATGTAAGAGGTCACCAAGTGAGAAAGAAATACAAGACATTTGTAAGCACTGTTAGTGTGCTAGAGAAAGTAATACTAAGGTGGCGCCGGAAAGGACATGGGCTACGTGGCTTCCGAGCCGAACAATCAGTGATGATTGAAgcagaagagggagaggaggaagacgatgaTGACTTCGAAGATGATGAAGCAGTCAAGATCTTCCGTCGGCAGAAGGTTGATGAATCTGTGAAGGAGTCTGTGTCAAGAGTGTTGTCCATGGTAGACTCTCCTGAAGCAAGGATGCAGTATCGTCGAATGCTCGAGGAATTTCGCCAGGCAACT